The Maniola hyperantus chromosome 12, iAphHyp1.2, whole genome shotgun sequence genome has a segment encoding these proteins:
- the LOC117987205 gene encoding sucrose-6-phosphate hydrolase-like — MVLIRISFILFVCHVAVTYTTSIPGNYEKAKIELEEYIEAKKTEIDPRFKPLYHVAPPVGWMNDPNGFSYHNGEFHLFYQFYPYDSVWGPMHWGHVSSADLVSWNQLPTALLPEEEQCFSGSAISQEDRLTLMYTGRVAADVEPYFNETQYLAFSDDGINFYKYEGNPVLARAPNGSPEFRDPKVWMYENNYYVVIGSQTTDKRGRVLLYKSSDMKSWEFVSVLGESNGDMGYMWECPDFFELDGKFVLLMSPQGILPQEDRYKNTHQTGYIIGQFSYETNEFIHEVSFQEIDFGHDFYAATTTEANGKRYLIAWFSMWDQPHPEDVDGWAGMATIVRELSIVGNRIIMKPVEEIETLRDEVLIDSNIEPDETLEFGKAVEIFINSDISQKLDLLLEGREGDSKVWLRWDPEVGKVVVDRGSDDIRQVEWSPIESQTWRIFLDSSSLELFCGEGEVVFSSRVYALGGWRFTNKSNQTLRIKAHNLKRAVPE, encoded by the coding sequence ATGGTACTTATACGAATCAGTTTCATATTATTTGTTTGCCATGTAGCTGTAACATACACGACAAGTATACCAGGAAACTATGAAAAAGCTAAAATTGAATTAGAAGAGTATATAGAAGCCAAGAAAACGGAAATTGATCCGAGATTCAAGCCGTTGTACCATGTTGCCCCACCAGTTGGATGGATGAATGATCCAAATGGTTTTTCATATCACAATGGAGAATTTCATCTATTCTACCAATTCTATCCCTATGACAGTGTTTGGGGTCCAATGCATTGGGGACATGTCTCAAGTGCCGACCTAGTGAGCTGGAATCAATTACCAACCGCACTTCTACCTGAGGAAGAGCAGTGCTTTTCTGGAAGCGCCATTAGTCAAGAAGATAGATTGACATTAATGTACACTGGACGTGTAGCTGCGGATGTTGAGCCTTATTTCAATGAAACACAATATTTAGCATTTAGTGATGAtggtataaacttttacaagtatgaaGGGAATCCAGTTCTGGCAAGGGCTCCGAACGGGTCGCCAGAGTTCCGTGACCCAAAGGTTTGGATGTAtgagaataattattatgtagttattGGCAGCCAAACCACTGATAAGAGGGGAAGAGTTCTTTTATACAAATCTAGTGACATGAAAAGTTGGGAATTTGTGTCAGTGCTAGGAGAATCTAATGGAGATATGGGTTATATGTGGGAATGTCCTGATTTCTTTGAACTAGATGGCAAGTTTGTTCTATTAATGTCCCCTCAGGGAATTCTGCCTCAAGAGGATAGGTATAAAAATACTCACCAAACTGGCTATATTATAGGACAGTTTAGTTATGAAACAAATGAATTCATACATGAAGTTTCTTTCCAAGAGATTGACTTTGGGCATGATTTTTACGCAGCTACAACAACAGAAGCCAATGGCAAACGATACCTTATTGCTTGGTTCAGCATGTGGGATCAGCCTCACCCAGAAGACGTCGATGGATGGGCAGGAATGGCAACAATAGTCAGAGAACTAAGCATCGTTGGGAACCGCATTATCATGAAGCCAGTTGAAGAAATTGAGACTTTAAGGGATGAAGTACTCATTGATAGTAATATAGAGCCCGATGAGACCTTAGAATTTGGAAAAGCAGTAGAAATATTTATCAACAGTGACATCTCCCAAAAACTAGACCTTCTATTGGAGGGTCGTGAAGGAGACAGTAAAGTGTGGTTGCGTTGGGATCCTGAAGTGGGTAAGGTTGTTGTCGATAGGGGGTCCGATGATATAAGGCAGGTAGAATGGTCTCCTATTGAGTCACAAACCTGGCGAATCTTTTTAGATTCTAGTAGTTTGGAACTTTTTTGCGGAGAGGGCGAAGTTGTCTTCAGTAGTCGTGTATACGCGTTAGGTGGATGGAGATTCACGAATAAAAGTAACCAAACATTGCGTATTAAAGCACACAATTTGAAAAGGGCTGTGCCAGAATAA